The DNA region ATAGCGGAGGAATTCGCGGGTGACGCCGAGGCGGCGGGCGGCGGCGGAGACGTTGCCGTTGGTTTCTCGGAGGGACTCGGCGATGAGGGCATCGGTCACGGCGTCGAGGGTGAAGCCGGATTCGGGGAGGCGCCAGGCGGGGTTGCGCCAGCTCGTGGCGGTGGATGAAGAGGAGGACGCGGCGGCGAGGTGGGAGAAGTCGAGGGTGTCAGACGGGGTGAAGATGACGGCGCGTTCGAGTTCGTGGGCGAGTTCGCGGATGTTGCCGCGCCACGGTTGGGCGAGGAGGCGGGCTTCGGCGTCGGGCGTGAGGGTGAGCGCGGGACGGCGGTGGCGGGTGGCGAGGCGCTTGAGGAGATGGCGGGCGAGCGCGAGGAGATCCGAACCGCGTTCGCGGAGAGGGGGGAGCGCGAGGTGGAGGAGGTTGAGGCGGTGGTAGAGATCTTCGCGGAAGAGTTTCGCTTCGACCAAGTCAGCGAGCGGGCGGTTGCTGGCGGCGAGGAGGCGGGTATCGATCGCGGTTTCTTTGTTGGAACCGAGGCGGCGTATCCGGCCTTCTTCGACAGCGGTGAGAACTTTGGCCTGCGTGGCGGGAGTGAGGGCGCTGATTTCGTCGAGGAAGAGGGTGCCGCCGTCGGCGGCTTCGAAGAGGCCGAGGCGGGCGGTCTTGGCGTCGGTGAAGGCGCCGCGTTCGTGGCCGAAGAGTTCGGATTCGACGAGAGTATCGGGAAGCGCAGCGCAGTTGATGGCTATGAACGGCCGCGCGGCGCGGGGGCCGCGTTGATGAATCCAGCGGGCGAGGGCGCTTTTGCCGGTGCCGGTTTCGCCCTCGATGAGGATGGGCGGGAGATTTTTTTCGAGGCGGCGTTCGGTGGCGAGGATCCGGTCGAGCTGGGCGGTGATGGGCGCGAGGCTGTGGCCGAAAAAAAGTTCGCTCGTGTCGCCGCTGGCGGTGGTGGGGCCAGCGCGGTACTGGTCGCGGCGTTCGGACTGACGGAGGGCGCGGCAGCGGAGGAAGGCGAGGGGGAGTTCTTCGGCTTCGAAGGGTTTGGCGAGGTAGGCGCCTGCGCCGAGGCGCATGGCTTCGACGGCTTTTTTGACGCCGCCGAAGGCGGTCATGACGACGACGCCGGTGTTTTCGGAGAAGGCTTTTTCGCGGAGGAGTTCGATGCTTTCGCCGTCGGGGAGGTGGAGGTCGAGGAGTGCGAAGTCGAAGCGGAGGTCGGCGAGGAGGCGGCGGGCTTCGGCGAGGGAGGAGGCGGTGGAGATCTCGGCGCCGAGGGTGGCGAGATGGGCGGCGAGGCGTTTGCGGAGGACGGGGTCGTCTTCGAGGAGGAGGATTTCGCAGCCGGGGGGGAGGGCGGGGGCGTCGGGCATCGCGAGCGTTTTCTGGCAGATGGAGGCGAGCGCGGTCGAAGCAAATGCGAGGCTGGGGGTGAAAAGAAATAGGTCCGATAGGTCTTATGGGATCGATAGGACCTATGTCGGAAAAGGAGGGCGAGGCGGTGCAGGACCACTCGCTGGCGCTCGTGGCTACTAGTCGGCGAAGTGGGCGAGACGCATCAGGCTATAGCCGATGAAGCCGCAGATGGGGATGGTGAGAATCCAGGCCCAGACCATGCGGCCGACGATGCCCCATTTAACGGCGCTGAAGCGTTTGGTGGCACCTACGCCCATGATGGAGGTGGAGATGACGTGCGTCGTGGAAAGAGGGATACCGATGTGGGAGGCGACGCCGATGATGGCGGCGGCGGTGGTCTCGGCGGCGAAGCCGTGGACGGGCTGAAGTTTCACCATTTTATGGCCCATCGTCTTGATGATGCGCCAGCCGCCGGCGGCGGTGCCGGCGGCCATGGTGAGGGCGCAGAGGATCACGACCCAGAGGTGAATATCGAAGGTGGGTGTGCGCAGGAAGGAGAGCCACTCGGGGAGGTTGTCGAGTGTGCCTGCTTTGGTACCGGTGAAGAGGGCGAGGGCGATGATGCCCATGGTTTTTTGCGCGTCGTTGCTGCCGTGGCTGAAACCCATCCAGGCGGCGGAGACGAGCTGGAGTTTGCCGAAGGTTTTGTTGACGAAGCGCGGGGTGGCTTTGCGCAGGGCGGCGTAGAGGATGTACATGATCAGCGCGCCGATGATGAAGCCGGCGAGCGGTGACAGGATCATGGGCATGACGACTTTGGGCCAGAGGCCGGCGGAAGCGCCTTTGGCGTCGATGTACGACCATTTGAGCACACCCCAGTTGCCGTGAGCGGCGGCGAGAGCGGAGCCGCAGAGGCCGCCGATGAGGGCGTGGCTTGAGCTGGAGGGAAGGCCGAGCCACCAGGTGAAAATATTCCAGACGATGGCTCCCGAGAGAGCGCAAAGGACGGCGGGGATGGTGACGAAGCTGGTGTCGATCAGGCCGCCGCCGATGGTTTTGGCGACGGCGGTGCCGGCGAGGGCGCCGATCAAGTTGAAGAAGGTGGCCAGCATGATCGCCTGGCGGGGCGTCAGGACTTTGGTCGAGACGACGGTGGCGATGGAGTTGGCGGTGTCGTGGAAGCCGTTGATGTATTCAAACACCAAGGCGGCGAAGAGGACGAGCAGGAGGAGCGTCATCGGGGAAGGCGGACAGGGACGGCTCTCTTACGAGTATTTGAGGACGATCTGGAAGACGACGTTACCGGCGTCGCGGCAGCGGTCGATGGACTTCTCCATCATTTCGAGGAGGTCCTGGAGGATGACGGTTTCCTTGGCGTCGTAGGGGCCGTTGTAGAGATCCTTGATGGCGAGGAGGAGTTGTTTGTCGGCCTCGCCCTCGGCGAACTGGAGACGGGTGTTGGCTTCGCCGATCTGCTCCATCTGGGCGCCCTTGCGGAGTTGTTTGACCATGAAGACGACGGCTTCGGCGGCTTTGCCGAGGAGTTCGGCCTGGCGGACGAAGGCTTCGCGGGGGAGTTTGCCGGGATAGATGGAGATGCGTTCGACGAGTTTCTCGACGGTCTTGGGGATGCGGTAGAGAGTGTTGGAGAGGGCCTCGATGTCCTCGCGTTCGAGGGGGGTGACGAAGGTTTTGCAGAGTTCCTCGGTGATGAGGCTGGTGATTTTTTTGTCTTTGCGACGGCTTTGGATGAAGTCGTCGAGGTCGCCGGCGCTGCGGTAGGACTCGATCCGCTGGAGGTAGTTGGCGAGGAGCTTGGTGCTGGTGAGTGCTTCCTCGGCGCTGGCTTCGAGGAGGTCGTAGAACTTCTGGTCTTTGCCGAAGAGTTTCTGGAGCGAGATCATGAAGCCGGTGTGGCTAACGGGCTTCGTAACGTTTGTGAAACGAAAATTCCGGGAAGAGTCGGAATGGACGACACGGAGGTCGTCGCTCCATTCGGAGGGGGGCGAGCGAGGTGGGTGTCGGGGCGTCAGGTCTGGCCGCGGAGGGTGGACCAGAGGAGGCCGAGGTATTCGTGGATGGCTTTGGTGCTGCGTTCGAGGGAGCCGATCTCGAAGTTGAAAAATTCCCAGCCGGTGCGCGGTTCAGGTTTGAGCATGAAGTCGGCGGGGCAGGCGATGGGGCGCAAGCCGGTGGCTTGGCAGAGTTTCATGGCGCGGGGCATGTGCCAGGCGGAGGTGACGAGGGCGGAGGGCGCGTCGCCGGCGAGGGCGCGGAGGGCGAGGGCTTCGTCGTGGGTGTCGCGGGTTTGGTCGAAGCGGACAATGCGGTCGGCGGGGACGCCGAGGGAGATGGCGGCTTCGGCGATGACCTGGGCGTGGGAGATGTTTTCGTCGCCGTCGTGGCCGGAGACGACGAGGCGGGAATCGGGCGGGAGGTGGCGGAGGATGCGGATGGCCTCGGTGAGGCGGGAGAGAGAGGCGGTGCTGAGCTGGTTGATGCGGGAGAGGGTGGGGCTGCGAGCGTGGCCACCGCCGAGGACGAGGATGTAGCGGCAGGCGGCGAGGTCGGGGGGGAGCGCGGAGGATTCGGAAGCGGATGGAGAGGCGGCGTTGAGCTCGGGGATGGCGGGGTAGTGGGATTCGAGAGGGGCGAGGAGGAGCTGGGAGACGCCTTTATTGGAGAAGAGGGCGAGGGCGAGGATGGCGGCGGTGAGGAGGAGGCGGGCGAGTTTTTCGCGGCGGCGGAGGTGGAGGAAAATGAGGCCGAGGGTGCCCGCCATGAGGGCGAAGTGGAGGGGGAGAAAAAAGAGGGTGAGGATTTTTTTCGGCCAGAAGAACATGGGCCGAACGGTGGGGGGCCGAACGCTCAACGCTCAATGTTTAACGCTGAACGCTCAATGAAACCGAGTAGGGCCGACCAGCGGCCGGCGGGCGCTCCCGGCGCGAAGGCGGAGGCGCTGAGCAGGCTCAGATACTACAGGGTTATTCCTGGCCTTCGGCGCGGGCGGTGGGGTCGCGTTGGGTGGTGCGGAGGGCGGCGGCGAGGGAGGCGAGGTGGATGTCGGCCGTGTAGTTTTCCAGGAAGAAGCGGCGGGAGGCTCCGGCGGGGCGGGGAGAGGAGCGGGCTTCGAGCAAGGCGGCGGCGAGGAGGGCGGGGCGGCCGGGTTCGACGATCCAGGTGTGGGCGGCGGGGAGCATCGAGGGGATGGCGCGCCAGCGGGTCGTCACGATGGGGAGGTCGTGGGCGAGGGCTTCCATGAGGACGAGGGGCTGGCCTTCGTGCGGGTAGTGTGTGGGGAAACAGAATACATCGGCTTCGCGGAGGAGAACATTTTTGGCGTGTTCGCCGTTGAAGCCGACGTAGCGGACGGCGGTGCCGAGGGGGGCGGAGAGCTGGCGGAATTTTATTTCCTCCGCTTCGGAGGGGAAGCTGCCGGCGATGGTGAGGTGGAAGCTGCCGGGCTGGCGGGCGTGGGCGTGGAGGACGGCGTCGATGAGTTCGAAGAGGCCTTTTTCTTCGGAGCAGAGGCCGAGGTAGAGGATTTTGCAGGGCTCAGCGGGGTTGCGGCGTTCGCGCGGGGGCGGCTCGCCGGGGTCGGGGATGCCGTTGGGGAGGATGAGGGTATTTTTCGCGTCGAGGTTGATGGGGTCGGTGGCGAGGGAGTCGGCGAGGACGAGGGAGAGGTCGGCGCGGCCGAGGAGCAGGCGGGTGATGGCGCGTTCGAGGAAGTTGGCGTGGACATCGAGCCAGCGGCCGAGGCCGACGGCGTGCCAGTGGAGGACGAGGGCGCCTTCGAGGGGGCGGCAGAGGATCATGGCGATCCAGTCGCGGTAGAGGGCGCCGCGTTTGGCGGGGGCGGGGACGTAGTAGAAGGCGGTGCGGCCGAGTTTGCGGCGGATGCGGTAGACGCGGAAGCAGGCGGCGAGGAGGGCGAAGAGTTTTCCCCAGCGGAAGCGGCCTATGTCGGCGGCGTCGGTGGAGAGGGCGAGGTTCACGTGGTGGACCTCAATGCCGTAGGCGGGCAGGCCGTCCACGAGGGTTTGCACCATGAGGCTCTGGCCATGCACGGGCGGCGGGGTCTGGGCTAGGACGACAAGTTTCATTCGACGCGCGGCGTGACAGCGAGAATGGGGAGAGGGTCGGTGGACGCCACGGGAGATGTCTTAAAAAAGAATGAAATTTGCACGGAACTGTCGGGGTGAAGCGCGCACAGTGCAGTACTTAATGGTGTTTCAATCGATGATGACTGTGGAGGAATTCAAAGCGTTGCCGTCGCCCGAGAAGCTGGGCGGGGCGTTGCAGGCGCTCTGGCATGATGCGCGCGGGGACTGGGCGAAGGCGCATGAGATTGCGCAGCAGACGGCGGGGCGGGCGGGGGACCGGGTGCATGCGTATCTGCACCGGAAGGAGGGCGACGAGGGGAATGCGCGGTATTGGTATCACCAGTTGGGGATGAATAAGCCGGAGGTGACGGTGGAGGAGGAGTGGCTGGGGCTGGTGCGGGAGTTTTTGAATGCGTGACCGCTCATCGCTGCGGAGCAGCGATGAGCGGAGTGACCAATGACCAGTGACCGGAGAAATGCGAAGGTCGAAGGTCGAATGACGAAGGGAGGAGGCGGAGGGCTCTGTGGTGTGCGGAGGTTTTTTCGCGTCCTAAATGACGCGGCTACGAGGCGGAGGATCGGGCGGGCGAAGGGAGAACGAGTAGGAGTACGAGAACGAGAATGATGGAGGGATTCGGGGATTGTCGCGGGGAGGGGTGTGCGCAGGGTGAGCGGGTTTTCCCGCGCATGAGTAATCCTTTGAAGAAATCGCTGAACGGCTGGTGGCCGGTGGTGGTTTGTGTGCTTGTGGGGGCGGCGGTGTTTCACTTTTTCGGGAATGCGACGCGGGGGTATATCGATACGCGGTCGTTGTTCGTGTGGTGGGGGACGCAATGGTTCGATGCGGCGTCGGAGCTGGAGCATGCGCCGCTCGTGGTGATCGTGGCGGCGTGGTTGTTTTGGCGGAATGTGCGGGAGGCGTCTCGCGAAGAAGCGAAGGGGGCGAAGGTGGGAGTGGATGGGTGGGCTTTGGGGGCGATGTGTGGGGGGCTCGGGCTGCATCTGGCGGGGTACGCGGTGCAGCAGACGCGGGTGTCGATTGTGGGGCTGCTGATTTTTGCGTGGGGTGTGCTGGCGCTGGCGGGCGGGCGGCGGTGGGCGAAGGCGGCGGTATTTCCTCTGGGGTTTTTGCTGCTGGCGGTGCCGGCGGGATTTTTGGATGCGCTCGGCGTGGGGTTTTATCTGCGGCTCGGGGTGACGGAGAGCGTTTACCAGATCGCGAATGCGGTGGGCGTGGACGTGGTGAGGAACGGGACGCAGTTGTTCGCGCCGGACGGGCGGTATCAGTACGACGTGGCGGCGGCGTGTTCGGGGATACGGTCGCTGATGGCGATCGTGGCGCTGGCGTTGCTGGTGGCGTATTTGAATTTTCGATCCGTGTGGGCGCGGGCGGTCGTGGTGGGGGCGAGTCTGCCGGGGGTGTTTTTGGGGAATCTGGCGCGGGTGTTGATGGTGGTGATCGTGGGCGAGTGGCGGGGGCATGAGGCGGGCGAGACGCTGCATGCGTGGTCGGGGTTTGTGGTGTTTGCGGTGGTGCTGGGGTTGTTGCTGGGGCTGGTGAGTTGGATGAAGCGGGGCGTGGAGAAGAGTGAAGGGGGAAGGGGGAAGGGGGAACGGGCGGAGGCGGAGGGGATCGTTGTGGCTGGAAAGGAACGGACGACACGGAGGTCGTCCTTCCAGGGGAAAAGCAAAGGCGGGTGGTGGGTTGCGGGCGGAGTTGTGGCCGTGGCGGTGGGTGTGGTGTGGATGACGGTGCGGATCGACCGGTTGCCGGTGCGGAGTTTGGCGGGGGTGAAGGTGGAGGCGTCGGGCGTGAATCCGGTGGAGTTGCCGGACTTCGTGGAAGGACGCTGGGGCGGGCGGGCGGAGGCGGTGACGGCGGTGGAGCGGGAGATGTTGCCTCCGGATACTGGATACTCGCGGAAGACTTATGCGCGGTTGGGGCGGGCGCAGGAGCAGGTTTTCTTTTCGATCGTGCTCAGCGGAAAGGACCGGACATCGATTCACCGGCCGGAGCTATGTCTCGTGGGACAGGGGTGGACGATTCGCGGGAGCGAGCGGCGGGAGTTGCGGCTGGCGGGCGGAGCGGTGCGCGGCGGGGCTGGTGGTGAGGTCGCGGGCGAAAAAATTGAGGTGACGCTGCTCAGGATCGAGCGGGAGGCGGTGGCGGCGGATGGGACGCGGACGGTGGTGCCGGCGTTTTTTGTCTATTGGTTTGCTGGGAGCGATGCAGTGGTGGCGACGCATCGCGGGATGCTTTGGCGCGGGGCGATGGACCGGTTGCGGAACGGGCGGGCGGATCGCTGGGCGTATGTGGTGGCGCAGACGCTATCGACGGATGGCGAAGCGGCGGCTTGGGCGCGGATCGAGGAGGTGGCGGGGCGAGTTTGGGGTGAGGCGAGAACGAGGTGAGAGAGGGTTGGGAGTCGAGGAGTCGGAATTTGGACAGGATTAAGAGGATTTACAGGATTGCCGGAGAGGGAGGTGGGGAGACGGG from Nibricoccus aquaticus includes:
- a CDS encoding ElyC/SanA/YdcF family protein — protein: MFFWPKKILTLFFLPLHFALMAGTLGLIFLHLRRREKLARLLLTAAILALALFSNKGVSQLLLAPLESHYPAIPELNAASPSASESSALPPDLAACRYILVLGGGHARSPTLSRINQLSTASLSRLTEAIRILRHLPPDSRLVVSGHDGDENISHAQVIAEAAISLGVPADRIVRFDQTRDTHDEALALRALAGDAPSALVTSAWHMPRAMKLCQATGLRPIACPADFMLKPEPRTGWEFFNFEIGSLERSTKAIHEYLGLLWSTLRGQT
- a CDS encoding exosortase/archaeosortase family protein, which translates into the protein MSNPLKKSLNGWWPVVVCVLVGAAVFHFFGNATRGYIDTRSLFVWWGTQWFDAASELEHAPLVVIVAAWLFWRNVREASREEAKGAKVGVDGWALGAMCGGLGLHLAGYAVQQTRVSIVGLLIFAWGVLALAGGRRWAKAAVFPLGFLLLAVPAGFLDALGVGFYLRLGVTESVYQIANAVGVDVVRNGTQLFAPDGRYQYDVAAACSGIRSLMAIVALALLVAYLNFRSVWARAVVVGASLPGVFLGNLARVLMVVIVGEWRGHEAGETLHAWSGFVVFAVVLGLLLGLVSWMKRGVEKSEGGRGKGERAEAEGIVVAGKERTTRRSSFQGKSKGGWWVAGGVVAVAVGVVWMTVRIDRLPVRSLAGVKVEASGVNPVELPDFVEGRWGGRAEAVTAVEREMLPPDTGYSRKTYARLGRAQEQVFFSIVLSGKDRTSIHRPELCLVGQGWTIRGSERRELRLAGGAVRGGAGGEVAGEKIEVTLLRIEREAVAADGTRTVVPAFFVYWFAGSDAVVATHRGMLWRGAMDRLRNGRADRWAYVVAQTLSTDGEAAAWARIEEVAGRVWGEARTR
- a CDS encoding glycosyltransferase family 4 protein codes for the protein MKLVVLAQTPPPVHGQSLMVQTLVDGLPAYGIEVHHVNLALSTDAADIGRFRWGKLFALLAACFRVYRIRRKLGRTAFYYVPAPAKRGALYRDWIAMILCRPLEGALVLHWHAVGLGRWLDVHANFLERAITRLLLGRADLSLVLADSLATDPINLDAKNTLILPNGIPDPGEPPPRERRNPAEPCKILYLGLCSEEKGLFELIDAVLHAHARQPGSFHLTIAGSFPSEAEEIKFRQLSAPLGTAVRYVGFNGEHAKNVLLREADVFCFPTHYPHEGQPLVLMEALAHDLPIVTTRWRAIPSMLPAAHTWIVEPGRPALLAAALLEARSSPRPAGASRRFFLENYTADIHLASLAAALRTTQRDPTARAEGQE
- a CDS encoding DUF47 domain-containing protein, yielding MISLQKLFGKDQKFYDLLEASAEEALTSTKLLANYLQRIESYRSAGDLDDFIQSRRKDKKITSLITEELCKTFVTPLEREDIEALSNTLYRIPKTVEKLVERISIYPGKLPREAFVRQAELLGKAAEAVVFMVKQLRKGAQMEQIGEANTRLQFAEGEADKQLLLAIKDLYNGPYDAKETVILQDLLEMMEKSIDRCRDAGNVVFQIVLKYS
- a CDS encoding sigma-54-dependent transcriptional regulator, which translates into the protein MPDAPALPPGCEILLLEDDPVLRKRLAAHLATLGAEISTASSLAEARRLLADLRFDFALLDLHLPDGESIELLREKAFSENTGVVVMTAFGGVKKAVEAMRLGAGAYLAKPFEAEELPLAFLRCRALRQSERRDQYRAGPTTASGDTSELFFGHSLAPITAQLDRILATERRLEKNLPPILIEGETGTGKSALARWIHQRGPRAARPFIAINCAALPDTLVESELFGHERGAFTDAKTARLGLFEAADGGTLFLDEISALTPATQAKVLTAVEEGRIRRLGSNKETAIDTRLLAASNRPLADLVEAKLFREDLYHRLNLLHLALPPLRERGSDLLALARHLLKRLATRHRRPALTLTPDAEARLLAQPWRGNIRELAHELERAVIFTPSDTLDFSHLAAASSSSSTATSWRNPAWRLPESGFTLDAVTDALIAESLRETNGNVSAAARRLGVTREFLRYRLAGEKPASAATPPAGDQPPA
- a CDS encoding inorganic phosphate transporter, producing MTLLLLVLFAALVFEYINGFHDTANSIATVVSTKVLTPRQAIMLATFFNLIGALAGTAVAKTIGGGLIDTSFVTIPAVLCALSGAIVWNIFTWWLGLPSSSSHALIGGLCGSALAAAHGNWGVLKWSYIDAKGASAGLWPKVVMPMILSPLAGFIIGALIMYILYAALRKATPRFVNKTFGKLQLVSAAWMGFSHGSNDAQKTMGIIALALFTGTKAGTLDNLPEWLSFLRTPTFDIHLWVVILCALTMAAGTAAGGWRIIKTMGHKMVKLQPVHGFAAETTAAAIIGVASHIGIPLSTTHVISTSIMGVGATKRFSAVKWGIVGRMVWAWILTIPICGFIGYSLMRLAHFAD